Proteins from a genomic interval of Drosophila willistoni isolate 14030-0811.24 chromosome 2L unlocalized genomic scaffold, UCI_dwil_1.1 Seg139, whole genome shotgun sequence:
- the LOC6638329 gene encoding uncharacterized protein LOC6638329 isoform X1: protein MEQQQAHQSQRHRRRRHQREQTPVSNVDEVDHSIRPDPDPSPQMIRMQIRPPGTLTAHESKILRKRDKTFATSSARSQSQPREAEKLSSPDAHHLIKHRSLSSPRHKDESSESELTTGSSYGPTNQTQNLRDPLNRLEQNLQRFEDERRRFENEKRLFEREKRDHKMRHRQQLDHEERKRLLQNYRKLSDRIQLPQDDEERRRLVHSLRLHRHEAPKVRQRNRNSGGYDESSTQFSSSDADTNEEYHTRRYVAAPIRGAPPPPPTAAAAPAPPPQVTTKTPERSSVSRNNSLSPVRPQRRSKTPEQRAQQQQPQQPISRKQEYVEIGETKESTPQPRFNEAQQRQELMLKYMEAAERAAKAEAALAAQNLNMEGLRRSNSLRLAEMEKSNKSVETKRSSSLERPVKPKRASSLERPVVEAKKELETTATSTENQIPTEKLSEETKEEDSPTSITEVAPKASFFHRLRQLFKTKPKVVRAPSPTLNEVLETEPKKLLSRIFFYQLRLEARHEWRRLKLDYPKRMEEMRNQRNKCIGHCICLALILGFGGLMFRYTEGMSENIYKCEVRKVKRDFIDNLWDVSHNMREDDWKSLARQKLRKFEDELNTLAELGLRRFPGQKSWNFVNCFIYCWTVITTIGYGHITPKTDLGRSLTVIYAIIGIPMFLIVLADLGKLFTRSVKFLWAYVRRVYYTRSCRRIRKQQQIRDAMTGFNTVYDMAIRRPSMFFGKTEEDITDVESQHDANKSLGTSHPETPTSPYPETFEVDDEFNLPVSVASLLLISYILLGTVGYTLVEPDWTYLDAFYYVFISMSTIGFGDLVPSNPFYVMVSMIYLIFGLALTSMFINVVQIKLSDHFKRASAKVGATIGMNMASEYGDENGSQIKTPSEMASVHGSRLGRIEEDGQESTPTAAPPPPLTSILRTPRPLSPADTNGGGLQDSSPPPLLPRRTPDPPVEEENTKKKKKHRFF, encoded by the exons atggagcagcagcaggcacATCAAagccaaagacatagacgacGACGTCATCAACGTGAACAAACCCCAGTGAGCAATGTGGATGAAGTGGATCATAGTATACGACCCGATCCAGATCCCTCACCTCAGATGATACGCATGCAGATACGTCCACCGGGCACTTTGACCGCTCATGAAAGTAAAATCCTGAGGAAACGTGACAAAACTTTTGCCACCTCATCAGCTCGTAGTCAATCCCAGCCACGTGAGGCTGAGAAACTAAGCAGTCCGGACGCCCATCATTTGATTAAACATCGCAGTTTATCGTCACCACGTCATAAAGATGAGTCGAGTGAAAGTGAATTGACCACAGGCAGTAGTTATGGCCCAACGAATCAGACTCAGAACCTTAGGGATCCTTTGAATCGTCTGGAACAGAATCTACAACGTTTCGAGGACGAACGACGACGTTTCGAGAATGAGAAACGTTTGTTTGAGCGAGAGAAACGGGATCATAAGATGCGTCATCGCCAGCAATTGGATCATGAGGAACGCAAACGTTTGCTACAAAACTATCGCAAATTAAGTGATCGCATACAATTGCCTCAGGATGATGAGGAACGTCGTCGTCTGGTGCACAGTTTGCGTCTGCATCGTCATGAGGCACCCAAAGTCCGTCAACGGAATCGTAATAGTGGCGGCTATGATGAATCCTCGACACAATTTAGCTCTTCCGATGCGGATACCAATGAGGAATATCATACAAGACGTTATGTAGCAGCTCCCATACGTGGTGctcctccaccaccaccaacagcagcagcagcaccagcaccgCCACCACAAGTTACTACCAAAACACCCGAACGTAGTTCAGTGAGTCGTAATAATTCCTTATCCCCGGTTCGTCCACAACGACGCTCCAAGACGCCAGAACAACgtgcccagcagcagcaacctcAACAACCAATTAGTCGTAAGCAGGAATACGTAGAGATTGGCGAAACAAAAGAATCCACGCCACAACCACGTTTCAACGAGGCCCAACAGAGGCAGGAACTAATGCTCAAGTATATGGAGGCAGCCGAAAGAGCAGCCAAGGCAGAGGCAGCTCTAGCAGCTCAGAATCTCAACATGGAAGGTCTTCGGCGTAGTAATAGTCTACGTCTCGCCGAGATGGAAAAGTCCAACAAATCCGTGGAAACGAAACGTAGTTCTAGTCTAGAGCGACCCGTAAAACCCAAAAGAGCTAGCAGCTTGGAAAGACCTGTAGTCGAGGCGAAAAAGGAACTTGAAACGACAGCGACCTCCACTgaaaatcaaatcccaaccgaAAAACTTTCTGAAGAAACCAAAGAAGAGGATTCCCCCACATCAATCACTGAAGTTGCTCCAAAAGCATCCTTTTTCCACCGTTTACGACAGCTTTTCAAGACCAAGCCAAAGGTGGTTAGGGCTCCTTCGCCCACACTCAACGAAGTGCTCGAGActgaaccaaaaaaattgctaTCGAGAATATTTTTCTATCAATTGCGTTTGGAGGCACGTCATGAATGGCGTCGCTTGAAATTGGATTATCCAAAAAGAATGGAGGAGATGCGTAATCAACGTAATAAATGCATTGGTCATTGCATTTGTTTGGCCTTAATTTTGGGTTTCGGTGGTCTAATGTTTCGCTATACCGAGGGCATGTCCGAGAATATCTATAAATGTGAAGTGCGCAAAGTGAAACGTGATTTCATTGATAATCTCTGGGATGTTAGTCATAATATGAG AGAGGATGACTGGAAATCATTGGCGCGTCAGAAATTGCGTAAATTTGAGGACGAACTCAATACATTGGCCGAGTTGGGTTTGAGAAGATTTCCTGGACAAAAGTCATGGaattttgttaattgttttatCTACTGTTGGACTGTAATCACCACCATAG GTTACGGTCACATAACACCCAAGACAGATCTCGGCAGATCCTTAACTGTTATCTATGCCATCATTGGTATTCCGatgtttttaattgttttggcCGATTTGGGTAAACTTTTTACACGCAGCGTAAAGTTCCTATGGGCCTATGTAAGACGTGTTTATTATACAAGATCCTGTCGTAGGataagaaaacaacaacaaatacgaGATGCTATGACAGGATTCAATACGGTCTATGACATGGCTATAAGAAGACCAAGCATGTTCTTTGGCAAAACTGAAGAAGACATCACAGATGTGGAATCCCAGCATGATGCCAATAAATCCTTGGGTACTTCCCATCCAGAGACACCAACTTCCCCCTATCCAGAGACATTTGAAGTCGATGATGAATTCAATTTGCCAGTTTCGGTGGCTTCACTCCTGCTCATCTCATACATCCTTCTGGGCACAGTGGGTTATACATTAGTTGAACCCGATTGGACCTATCTGGATGCCTTCTACTATGTGTTTATATCAATGTCCACCATTGGCTTTGGTGATCTAGTGCCGAGTAATCCCTTCTATGTCATGGTTAGCATGATCTATTTGATCTTTGGCCTGGCTCTAACTTCTATGTTCATTAATGTGGTTCAAATTAAGTTGAGTGATCACTTTAAACGAGCCAGTGCCAAAGTTGGAGCCACCATTGGCATGAATATGGCCAGTGAATATGGTGATGAGAATGGTTCTCAAATAAAAACACCATCAGAGATGGCTTCAGTTCATGGCTCACGTCTGGGACGCATCGAAGAGGATGGGCAAGAGTCCACACCGACCGCAGCACCTCCACCACCTTTAACATCTATTTTAAGAACTCCCCGTCCATTATCTCCAGCTGATACGAATGGTGGTGGTCTACAGGATTCAAGTCCTCCACCCTTACTACCCCGACGTACACCCGATCCTCCtgtagaagaagaaaacactaagaaaaagaagaaacatcGTTTCTTCTAG